One part of the Sulfolobus tengchongensis genome encodes these proteins:
- a CDS encoding dihydrodipicolinate synthase family protein, which yields MEGVFLTNVTPFTKSLDLDLEGLRKMIEFAENVGYKYIVPLGTAGEFSSLTFEEKVIVVDTVRKALNKGEIIAGASSTSFLETSELCRRYKEIGVDKIMITPPYYLKGNDKGLLDYFTKVSQSCDSTIVIYNNPSTVGVDLSPQLLKKLSDSIPNFKALKEARYNVVEFKEVERLIGNKVDVIDGLEERALLGLVLGAKGFTTSMGSFSALPLKIFESYRARNLENSIRLYNTLLEYRAFIKTPLTMSHLAKLGAWLRGLISSYVVRPPLPNLDDVVSDDIKKKMIEKINDIISVEKL from the coding sequence ATGGAAGGAGTATTCTTAACTAACGTAACACCATTTACTAAATCATTGGACTTAGATTTGGAGGGTTTAAGGAAGATGATTGAATTTGCGGAAAATGTTGGCTATAAGTATATAGTACCTTTAGGTACTGCAGGTGAGTTCTCGTCTCTGACATTTGAGGAGAAAGTAATAGTAGTGGATACGGTAAGGAAAGCATTAAATAAGGGAGAGATCATAGCTGGAGCATCATCAACTTCGTTCTTAGAGACCAGTGAACTTTGTAGAAGGTATAAGGAAATAGGTGTGGATAAGATAATGATTACACCGCCATATTACTTGAAGGGTAATGACAAAGGTCTTTTAGACTATTTCACAAAGGTAAGTCAGTCATGCGATTCCACTATTGTAATATATAACAATCCATCTACAGTTGGAGTAGATCTTTCACCTCAGCTTTTAAAGAAGTTAAGCGATTCTATACCGAATTTTAAAGCATTAAAGGAAGCTAGATATAACGTAGTGGAATTTAAGGAGGTGGAGAGATTAATAGGGAATAAGGTAGACGTTATAGATGGACTAGAGGAGAGGGCACTATTAGGACTTGTATTAGGTGCTAAAGGGTTTACAACGTCAATGGGATCGTTTTCTGCATTACCACTTAAGATTTTTGAAAGCTATAGGGCACGTAATTTAGAGAATTCTATACGGCTATATAATACACTTTTAGAGTATAGGGCCTTTATCAAAACTCCATTAACGATGTCGCATTTAGCCAAGTTAGGTGCTTGGTTAAGAGGATTAATATCAAGTTATGTTGTTAGACCACCATTGCCAAATCTGGATGATGTGGTAAGTGATGATATTAAGAAGAAAATGATAGAAAAAATAAACGACATAATTTCTGTTGAAAAATTATAG